One region of Planctomycetota bacterium genomic DNA includes:
- a CDS encoding glucose-1-phosphate thymidylyltransferase: MSIVVFEDEKVTQLYPASVGRAACLIGCGSFRLADLLGTLGKVSLLVRPHLGATLEADGWKLGWSGVVGRVLMVNARLVPSVDLLAELQRWLAAGQAGVVANGNQVIAAVLDASALPATQNLSPHDLQRLLLGLPKLEGATPWPMLDYPHDIVRYHLSSLKRNLEYRLKHGEYEQREDGLFVARGAKLGQYSVVDTSNGPVIIDENANVGPYVFLRGPVYIGPNSRVTEQAAIKDSVSLGHTTKTGGEVEGSILEPYTNKQHHGFLGHSYLGSWVNLGAGTCNSDLKNTYGQVNMEYYGQKVATGMQFIGCIVGDYSKSAINTGIFTGKTIGVCSMLYGFVTTNVSSFVNYARSFGQVTELPVEVMVQTQARMFLRRHVQQRPCDTKLLYDMYDLTHHERQLAGEPLSL, from the coding sequence CTGTCGATTGTCGTGTTTGAAGACGAGAAGGTGACGCAGCTTTACCCGGCGTCGGTCGGGCGAGCGGCGTGCCTGATTGGTTGCGGCAGCTTTCGGTTGGCCGATCTGCTGGGGACGTTGGGCAAGGTATCGCTGCTGGTCCGGCCCCATCTGGGGGCCACGCTCGAAGCCGACGGTTGGAAGCTCGGCTGGTCGGGCGTGGTTGGACGTGTGCTGATGGTCAACGCGCGCTTGGTGCCCAGCGTCGATTTGCTGGCCGAGTTGCAACGCTGGCTGGCGGCGGGGCAAGCGGGCGTTGTCGCCAACGGCAACCAGGTGATCGCCGCGGTGCTCGACGCCTCGGCCTTGCCCGCGACCCAGAACCTGAGCCCTCACGATCTGCAGCGGCTGCTGCTGGGTTTGCCCAAGCTCGAAGGGGCCACGCCTTGGCCGATGCTCGACTACCCGCACGACATCGTCCGTTACCATCTCTCGTCGCTCAAACGCAATCTGGAATATCGGCTCAAGCACGGCGAGTACGAACAACGCGAGGACGGCTTGTTCGTCGCCCGCGGCGCCAAGCTGGGGCAGTACTCGGTGGTCGACACGTCGAACGGGCCGGTGATCATCGACGAGAACGCCAACGTGGGGCCTTACGTCTTCTTGCGCGGGCCGGTCTACATTGGCCCGAACTCGCGCGTGACGGAACAGGCCGCCATCAAGGACTCGGTGTCGCTCGGCCACACGACCAAGACCGGCGGCGAGGTCGAAGGCTCGATCTTGGAGCCGTACACCAACAAGCAGCATCACGGCTTCTTGGGGCACAGCTACCTGGGTAGCTGGGTCAACCTGGGGGCCGGCACCTGCAACAGCGACCTGAAAAACACCTATGGCCAGGTCAACATGGAGTACTACGGCCAGAAGGTGGCGACCGGCATGCAGTTCATCGGCTGTATCGTCGGCGACTACTCGAAAAGTGCGATCAACACCGGCATTTTCACCGGCAAGACGATCGGCGTGTGCAGCATGCTCTATGGGTTCGTGACCACGAACGTATCGAGCTTTGTGAACTACGCCCGTAGCTTTGGCCAGGTGACCGAATTGCCAGTCGAGGTGATGGTCCAGACGCAGGCCCGGATGTTTTTGCGTCGACACGTGCAGCAGCGGCCGTGCGACACCAAGCTGTTGTATGACATGTACGATCTGACGCATCATGAACGTCAGCTCGCCGGCGAGCCTCTTTCGTTATAG